Proteins found in one Triticum aestivum cultivar Chinese Spring chromosome 4D, IWGSC CS RefSeq v2.1, whole genome shotgun sequence genomic segment:
- the LOC123098300 gene encoding uncharacterized protein At5g01610 encodes MEKALTKLGSFTIPRKAKQELSAIGGDISRISSTVEEKAKWVFEKLKGKPNKSLSDLLREYNLPPGLFPRNIICYEYDQTSSRLVVHLAKPCEVSFKDSSMIRYATRVKATLSRGKLSAIEGMKTKVVVWVKVTTVNLESFRSDKVCFIAGVKKLRQKDAYEVPREAASVEEF; translated from the exons ATGGAGAAGGCCCTCACCAAGCTCGGCAGCTTCACCATCCCCCGCAAGGCCAAGCAGGAGCTCTCCGCCATCGGCGGCGACATCTCG CGCATCTCAAGCACCGTGGAGGAGAAGGCGAAATGGGTCTTCGAGAAGCTCAAAG GCAAACCAAACAAGTCCCTCTCTGACCTGCTGCGCGAGTACAACCTCCCTCCGGGCCTCTTCCCTCGGAACATCATCTGCTACGAGTACGACCAGACGAGCTCGAGGCTCGTGGTGCACCTGGCCAAGCCCTGCGAGGTGAGCTTCAAGGACTCCTCCATGATACGGTACGCCACCCGCGTGAAGGCGACCCTGTCCCGGGGCAAGCTCTCGGCGATCGAGGGCATGAAGACCAAGGTGGTGGTGTGGGTGAAGGTGACCACCGTGAACCTGGAGAGCTTCCGGTCCGACAAGGTGTGCTTCATCGCCGGCGTGAAGAAGCTGAGGCAGAAGGACGCCTACGAGGTGCCCCGCGAAGCCGCCTCCGTCGAGGAGTTCTGA
- the LOC123098299 gene encoding uncharacterized protein At5g39570, which translates to MASYDGEDDSGRRRPPQQQHRPSGGGSGDLAASAKLVAEAAKAALQDHNLGKVDKGRTAEAAADLLHAASLYGKLEGKPVGGYLNKAEDYLHKFGAKEGGGGGGKHQTSGHGGSGGRYEEEDEYRKKPTSGGGRYEQDDEYKKKPSGGGRYEEDDEYRKKPTSGGGGYGGGRYEGEDEYKKKPTSGGYGGGRYEQEDDYKRPPSGGYGGGRYEEDDEYKKKPSAGGYGGGGGRYEDEYKKPTGGHAGGRYEEDDEYKRPSGGSHGGRYEEEDYKKKPSGGGRYEEDDYKKKPSGGGRYEEDDYKKKPSGGSHGGKDESEGGGIGDYIKLAQGFMKKQDGEGGHKKTSGHGGGGYGKEENEEDSGKKKHGGRPESGKDESEGSGMADYLKLAQGFMKKDGEGGSGAGMGDYLKLAEGFMKKR; encoded by the coding sequence ATGGCTTCCTACGACGGCGAGGACGACTCCGGCCGGCGGCGCCCGCCGCAGCAGCAGCACCGCCCGTCCGGCGGGGGCAGCGGCGACCTCGCCGCGAGCGCCAAGCTGGTGGCGGAGGCGGCCAAGGCGGCGCTCCAGGACCACAACCTGGGGAAGGTCGACAAGGGCCGCACCGCTGAGGCTGCCGCCGACCTGCTCCACGCGGCCTCCCTCTACGGCAAGCTCGAGGGCAAGCCCGTCGGCGGCTACCTCAACAAGGCCGAGGACTACCTCCACAAGTTCGGCgccaaggaggggggcggcggaggCGGTAAGCATCAGACCAGTGGTCACGGGGGTTCAGGCGGCAggtacgaggaggaggacgagtacaGGAAGAAGCCTACTAGTGGTGGTGGGAGGTACGAACAGGATGATGAGTACAAGAAGAAGCCCAGTGGTGGTGGGAGGTATGAAGAGGATGACGAGTACAGGAAGAAGCCTACTAGCGGTGGTGGCGGCTACGGAGGTGGAAGGTATGAGGGAGAAGATGAGTACAAGAAGAAGCCTACCAGTGGTGGCTATGGTGGGGGGAGGTATGAGCAAGAAGATGACTACAAGAGGCCCCCTAGTGGTGGCTATGGTGGGGGAAGGTACGAAGAAGACGATGAGTACAAGAAGAAGCCTAGTGCAGGTGgatatggaggtggaggagggagATACGAAGATGAGTACAAGAAGCCAACCGGTGGCCATGCTGGAGGGAGGTACGAGGAAGATGATGAGTACAAGAGGCCTAGTGGTGGAAGCCATGGAGGGAGGTATGAAGAAGAGGACTACAAGAAGAAGCCTAGTGGTGGAGGAAGGTACGAAGAAGATGACTACAAGAAGAAACCTAGTGGTGGAGGAAGGTATGAAGAAGATGACTACAAGAAGAAGCCTAGTGGTGGAAGCCATGGAGGGAAGGATGAGTCAGAAGGCGGTGGCATTGGAGACTACATTAAACTTGCACAGGGTTTCATGAAGAAGCAGGATGGCGAAGGTGGGCACAAGAAGACTagtggccatggaggaggagggTATGGAAAGGAGGAAAATGAAGAGGATAGCGGCAAGAAGAAACATGGTGGCCGCCCTGAGAGTGGAAAAGACGAGTCGGAGGGCAGTGGCATGGCAGACTACCTGAAACTTGCACAGGGTTTCATGAAGAAGGATGGTGAAGGGGGAAGTGGAGCTGGTATGGGGGACTACTTAAAGCTTGCAGAGGGGTTCATGAAGAAGCGTTGA